One genomic region from Enoplosus armatus isolate fEnoArm2 chromosome 17, fEnoArm2.hap1, whole genome shotgun sequence encodes:
- the wipi1 gene encoding WD repeat domain phosphoinositide-interacting protein 1, with translation METGEGAGGPGGPDGPGLRFGCASFNQDSTSLALGTKTGYKLFSLTMVEKLDCIHESEAPDIFIVERLFSSSLVVVVSTAVPQRMNIYHFKKGTEICNYSYPSNILAVKLNRQRLVVCLEESIYIHNIKDMKLLKTLLNTPSNPSGLCALSINHSNSYLAYPGSATIGEIIVYDANGLNTVTMIPAHDSPLAALTFNASATKLASASERGTVIRVFSIPEGLRLFEFRRGMKRYVNISSLSFSPDGQFLCASSNTETVHIFKLEPLGPSGGDEAATWTAYVGKMFSAASSYFPAQVSGMMSQDRAFATVHLFTSGQRNICTLAMIQKLPRLLVATADGQLFIYNVDPLDGGECMLAHKHRLFGVDDEQGEGTETGGAEVTQACPSYAATAALPASGPVTATLTGYSEDGGAKKGEVIPEHEFAAGPVCLDDENEFPPINWCRDGTGGGQARRS, from the exons ATGGAGACCGGAGAGGGTGCCGGCGGGCCTGGCGGACCGGACGGACCGGGGCTCCGGTTTGGTTGCGCCTCTTTCAACCAAGACTCCAC gTCACTGGCTCTGGGAACAAAGACTGGCTACAAGCTGTTTTCTCTGACCATGGTGGAAAAACTGGACTGTATCCATGAGAGTG AGGCTCCGGATATCTTCATCGTGGAGCGTCTGTTCTCCAGCAGTCTGGTAGTCGTGGTGAGCACCGCCGTGCCGCAGCGCATGAACATCTACCACTTTAAGAAGGGGACGGAGATCTGTAACTACAGCTACCCCAGCAACATCCTGGCTGTCAAGCTCAACAGACAG AGGCTCGTGGTGTGTCTCGAAGAGTCCATATATATCCACAACATTAAAGACATGAAGCTGCTTAAGACCCTGCTCAACACTCCGTCCAACCCTTCAG GTCTCTGCGCTCTGTCTATCAACCATTCCAACTCCTACCTGGCATACCCGGGCAGTGCCACTATTGGGGAGATCATAGTGTATGATGCCAACGGTTTG AACACAGTGACAATGATCCCGGCTCATGACAGTCCTCTGGCAGCTCTCACCTTCAACGCCTCGGCCACCAAACTTGCCAGTGCCTCAGAGAGG GGCACGGTCATCCGAGTGTTCTCCATTCCTGAGGGCCTTCGCCTGTTTGAGTTCCGCCGGGGTATGAAGAG gtaCGTCAATATAAGCTCTTTATCCTTCAGTCCTGACGGCCAGTTCCTCTGTGCATCCAGCAACACAGAGACGGTGCATATCTTTAAACTGGAGCCACTTGGACCAAG TGGAGGGGATGAGGCTGCCACCTGGACGGCCTACGTGGGGAAGATGTtctcagcagccagcagctaCTTCCCTGCTCAGGTATCTGGCATGATGAGCCAGGACCGGGCCTTCGCCACCGTTCACCTATTCACGTCCGGCCAAAGGAACATCTGCACCCTGGCTAT GATCCAGAAGCTCCCGCGGCTGCTGGTGGCCACAGCTGACGGCCAGCTGTTCATTTACAATGTGGATCCGCTGGACGGAGGCGAGTGCATGTTGGCCCACAAACACAG GCTGTTTGGTGTCGATGACGAGCAGGGTGAAGGAACAGAGACAGGAGGGGCAGAGGTCACACAGGCTTGTCCATCCTACGCCGCGACCGCTGCCTTACCAGCCTCTGGTCCCGTCACTGCAACCCTCACTG GCTACTCTGAAGATGGCGGAGCAAAGAAAGGCGAAGTCATCCCGGAACACGAGTTCGCCGCGGGACCCGTGTGTCTGGACGACGAGAACGAGTTTCCCCCT
- the LOC139299783 gene encoding actin-related protein 2/3 complex subunit 1A-A codes for MSLYSFGLEPLSCHTWNKDRTQIAVSPNNNVVNIYEKKGKEWVKIHELTEHSGRITGIDWAPESNRIVTCASDRNAYVWTLKDGAWKPTLVLVRINRAATCVKWSPLENKFALGSGARLISVCYFEKENDWWLSKHIKRSVRSTVLSLDWHPNNILLAAGSADFHCRVFSAYIKDIEDKPGPTAWGAKMPFGEVLLEHKDCGGWVHSVSFSHSGDQLAWVAHNSSITVVDAAQGKEVTQLTTNHLPLLSVLYVSPTEIVAAGHDCCPYQFTYKGPGALEFVKKLDIPKQTSRGNISAMQHFRNLDKRATEEDSNELGTLHQNSITQLCVVSGEKAKVEKYSSVGLDGAMVIWDFKH; via the exons TCTATGAGAAGAAAGGCAAAGAGTGGGTCAAGATCCATGAGCTGACTGAGCACAGCGGACGGATCACAG GCATCGACTGGGCCCCGGAATCCAACCGCATTGTGACATGCGCCTCTGACCGCAACGCCTACGTGTGGACTCTGAAGGATGGCGCGTGGAAGCCCACCCTGGTCCTGGTGCGCATCAACCGTGCGGCCACCTGCGTGAAGTGGTCACCGCTGGAGAACAAGTTCGCCCTGGGCAGCGGAGCTCGTCTCATCTCTGTCTGCTACTTTGAGAAGGAGAACGACTG GTGGCTGAGTAAGCACATCAAGAGGTCTGTTCGCTCCACAGTCCTGAGTCTGGACTGGCATCCCAACAACATCCTACTGGCAGCTGGGTCTGCAGACTTCCACTGCAG GGTTTTCTCAGCCTACATCAAGGACATCGAGGACAAGCCCGGACCCACTGCCTGGGGGGCCAAGATGCCTTTTGGGGAGGTGCTGCTGGAGCATAAGGACTGCGGAGGCTGGGTGCACAGCGTCTCATTCTCCCACAGCGGAGACCAGCTGGCCTGGGTGGcccacaacagcagcatcaccGTGGTTGACGCCGCCCAGGGGAAGGA GGTCACCCAGCTGACCACCAACCACCTACCGCTGCTGAGTGTGCTCTACGTCAGCCCCACTGAGATTGTTGCTGCG GGTCATGACTGTTGCCCCTACCAGTTCACCTACAAGGGTCCAGGCGCTCTGGAGTTTGTGAAGAAGCTGGACATCCCCAAGCAGACCTCCAGGGGCAACATCTCTGCCATGCAACACTTCCGCAACCTGGACAAGAGGGCCACTGAGGAGGACAGCAACGAGCTGGGCACCCTTCACCAGAACAGCATCAC gcagctgtgtgttgtATCTGGGGAGAAAGCCAAAGTGGAGAAGTACAGCAGTGTGGGTCTGGATGGAGCCATGGTGATCTGGGATTTTAAG CACTGA